A region of Jonquetella anthropi DSM 22815 DNA encodes the following proteins:
- the selD gene encoding selenide, water dikinase SelD: protein MTEKRLTQLSHTSGUAAKIGPEDLAKILAGLPHPHDDRLLCSWEGGEDAALWKITEERVGILTVDFITPVVDDPYQWGRIAAANSISDVFAMGGAPLVCLNVVAFPINCLPLESLAAVMRGGSDAVTESGAFLMGGHSVEDPEPKYGLCVFGEAERSCLWRTTGAKPGDAVILTKPVGTGVAATAIKGGMTDLIDPAEAVRWMGTLNDLPRHLSPELKRAIHAATDVTGFGLAGHALDMLSDGTVDFHFELEKIPLLTGVTEAASMGLLPAGAYRNQKLYAPHVAGACGRSEEDFLYDPQTSGGLMLACDPRYADQILNAALANGFTRSQIIGTCSEGNGTLHVE from the coding sequence ATGACTGAAAAACGACTGACCCAACTGTCGCACACCAGCGGCTGAGCGGCCAAGATAGGTCCGGAGGACCTGGCGAAAATTCTGGCAGGCCTGCCTCACCCTCACGACGATCGGCTTCTCTGCAGTTGGGAGGGCGGCGAGGACGCCGCGCTCTGGAAAATAACCGAAGAGCGGGTCGGGATCCTGACAGTGGACTTCATTACCCCTGTGGTGGACGACCCGTACCAGTGGGGACGCATCGCGGCAGCCAACTCAATCAGCGACGTCTTTGCCATGGGCGGCGCACCGCTGGTCTGCCTGAACGTGGTGGCGTTCCCGATCAACTGTCTGCCTTTGGAGTCTCTCGCGGCGGTGATGCGCGGCGGGAGCGACGCGGTGACTGAGTCAGGCGCGTTCCTCATGGGCGGCCACAGCGTGGAGGACCCGGAGCCGAAGTACGGCCTTTGCGTCTTCGGCGAAGCCGAACGGTCTTGCCTTTGGAGGACGACCGGCGCGAAGCCGGGCGACGCGGTGATCCTCACCAAACCTGTCGGAACAGGCGTCGCCGCCACGGCCATCAAGGGAGGCATGACCGACCTGATCGACCCGGCCGAAGCGGTCCGCTGGATGGGGACGCTGAATGATCTGCCCAGGCACCTTTCGCCGGAGCTCAAGCGGGCGATTCACGCCGCCACTGACGTCACCGGCTTCGGCTTGGCAGGGCACGCGCTCGATATGCTCTCGGACGGGACGGTGGACTTCCACTTCGAGCTGGAAAAAATTCCTCTGCTGACCGGCGTCACGGAGGCCGCCTCGATGGGACTTCTGCCGGCCGGAGCCTACCGCAATCAAAAACTCTACGCGCCCCACGTTGCAGGCGCCTGCGGACGGTCAGAAGAGGACTTTCTTTACGATCCCCAAACGAGCGGCGGGCTCATGTTGGCCTGCGATCCCCGATACGCCGACCAAATCCTCAACGCGGCGCTGGCAAACGGCTTTACCCGCTCCCAGATCATCGGGACCTGCTCCGAAGGAAATGGGACGCTTCATGTCGAATAA
- the rplL gene encoding 50S ribosomal protein L7/L12, with protein MTHEEILSAIESMTVLELSELVKAMEEKFGVSAAAPAMMMAAPAAAGAAAPAAEEKTEFNVILKDVGAEKIKVIKVVREITGLGLKDAKDFVDNPGKALKEGVSKEEAENIKKQMAEVGATVELA; from the coding sequence ATGACCCACGAAGAAATTCTGAGCGCAATCGAATCAATGACCGTTCTTGAGCTGTCCGAGCTCGTCAAGGCGATGGAGGAGAAGTTCGGCGTCAGCGCCGCCGCTCCTGCCATGATGATGGCCGCCCCGGCTGCTGCCGGCGCCGCTGCTCCTGCCGCCGAGGAGAAGACCGAGTTCAACGTCATCCTGAAGGACGTTGGCGCCGAGAAGATCAAGGTTATCAAGGTCGTGCGCGAGATCACCGGCCTGGGCCTGAAGGATGCCAAGGACTTTGTCGACAACCCGGGCAAGGCTCTTAAGGAAGGCGTCTCCAAGGAAGAAGCCGAGAACATCAAGAAGCAGATGGCTGAAGTCGGCGCCACCGTCGAGCTGGCATAA
- the rplJ gene encoding 50S ribosomal protein L10, giving the protein MPAQYKIDEVALLREALEGADAVFITEYRGLSVEKSTELRKAVRDAGGHVRVARNTLMSIALKEHGLAHPDEMMTGPNAYIISYGESPAVAKALEDFAAKKENAALVIKGGVMGESMLDSKAVAALAKLPSKEQLRAQVVGTMVAPLRGLVTVLSGTMRGLVTCLSQLAEKKEKEAA; this is encoded by the coding sequence ATGCCTGCACAATATAAGATCGACGAAGTAGCTCTGCTGCGCGAAGCGTTGGAAGGCGCCGACGCGGTGTTCATTACCGAGTACCGCGGCCTTTCCGTGGAGAAGAGCACTGAGCTGCGCAAAGCTGTGCGCGACGCCGGCGGTCACGTGCGCGTTGCCCGCAACACCCTGATGAGCATCGCTCTGAAGGAGCACGGACTGGCTCATCCTGACGAGATGATGACCGGACCGAACGCCTATATCATCTCCTACGGCGAAAGCCCTGCGGTCGCCAAGGCCCTCGAGGACTTTGCGGCCAAGAAGGAGAACGCCGCTCTGGTGATTAAAGGCGGCGTCATGGGTGAGAGCATGTTGGACAGCAAGGCCGTTGCGGCTCTGGCCAAGCTGCCGTCCAAGGAACAGCTTCGCGCCCAAGTCGTGGGAACGATGGTCGCGCCTCTCCGCGGACTTGTCACAGTTCTGTCTGGGACAATGCGCGGACTGGTCACTTGCCTGTCCCAGCTGGCCGAGAAGAAAGAAAAAGAAGCAGCGTAA
- the rplA gene encoding 50S ribosomal protein L1, with the protein MAKLSKKQSEQHKLIEPGKLYSFAEGVELMKKAAMAKFDESVEVHVKLNVDPRHADQQVRSTLVLPHGTGKTKTVLVLTAGDTSAAKEAGADFIGGADMVEKIKGGWLDFDAVIATPDMMRFIGPLGKVLGPRGLMPSAKAGTVTANVGDAVREIKAGRVEFRVDKFAITHNVIGKISFSNEQLLENLRAYHAAIVKARPAAVKGTYIKSMTIASTMGPGIRLDESQAE; encoded by the coding sequence ATGGCAAAACTGAGCAAGAAACAGTCCGAACAGCACAAGCTGATCGAACCGGGCAAGCTGTACTCGTTCGCCGAGGGCGTCGAGCTGATGAAGAAAGCCGCCATGGCCAAGTTTGACGAGTCGGTCGAAGTTCACGTCAAGCTGAACGTCGATCCCCGCCACGCGGACCAGCAGGTTCGCAGCACGCTGGTGCTGCCTCACGGGACCGGCAAAACCAAGACGGTCCTGGTCCTTACTGCCGGCGACACGTCCGCAGCTAAGGAGGCTGGCGCCGACTTCATCGGCGGTGCCGACATGGTCGAAAAGATCAAGGGCGGCTGGCTCGACTTCGACGCGGTCATCGCGACGCCTGACATGATGCGCTTCATCGGCCCCTTGGGCAAAGTTCTTGGCCCCCGCGGCCTCATGCCCAGCGCTAAGGCCGGCACCGTGACGGCAAACGTCGGCGACGCTGTCCGCGAGATCAAGGCGGGCCGGGTGGAGTTCCGGGTCGACAAGTTCGCCATCACCCATAACGTCATCGGCAAGATCAGCTTCTCCAACGAGCAGCTGCTGGAGAACCTGAGAGCCTACCACGCGGCCATCGTCAAGGCTCGTCCGGCAGCCGTGAAGGGGACCTACATCAAGAGCATGACAATCGCTTCGACGATGGGCCCCGGCATCCGGCTTGACGAGTCTCAGGCTGAATAA
- the rplK gene encoding 50S ribosomal protein L11, with protein MAKKVIGQIKLQLPAGKATPAPPVGPALGQHGVNIMEFVKQFNAKTADQAGMIIPVVLTVFADRSFTFILKTPPASVLIRKAAGLEKGSGEPNKNKVGSLTAEQVKEIAKLKIVDMNANDLDAAYQMVAGTARSMGVTIKE; from the coding sequence ATGGCAAAGAAAGTCATCGGGCAGATTAAGCTGCAGCTGCCCGCCGGTAAAGCCACGCCGGCGCCGCCGGTTGGGCCGGCGCTGGGGCAGCACGGCGTGAATATCATGGAGTTCGTCAAGCAGTTCAACGCGAAGACCGCTGATCAGGCTGGGATGATCATCCCGGTCGTCCTGACCGTTTTCGCGGACAGAAGCTTCACGTTCATCCTGAAGACCCCGCCTGCCAGCGTCCTGATTCGCAAGGCCGCGGGCCTTGAGAAGGGATCCGGCGAGCCCAACAAGAACAAGGTTGGCTCTCTGACCGCCGAGCAGGTGAAGGAGATCGCCAAGCTCAAGATCGTCGACATGAACGCCAACGACCTTGACGCTGCCTACCAGATGGTTGCCGGAACCGCCCGTTCCATGGGCGTCACCATTAAGGAGTAA